One segment of Poecile atricapillus isolate bPoeAtr1 chromosome 5, bPoeAtr1.hap1, whole genome shotgun sequence DNA contains the following:
- the C5H2orf66 gene encoding uncharacterized protein C2orf66 homolog, giving the protein MTRRPTKKGQAKAKFPDSLFISSMWKVLLLGLYVVLAVRGLAKGAPFHPEEKWKPLDNPRNRDLFFRTLQAYFLGRGLDLRKFPATFPVNSEGPGPVMFYSDPIASAFADYEERKKSFQNYFEG; this is encoded by the exons ATGACGAGGAGACCAACCAAGAAGGGGCAAGCCAAAGCCAAATTCCCTG ACAGTCTGTTCATCTCCAGCATGTGGAAAGTGCTGCTCCTGGGTCTGTATGTAGTATTGGCTGTGAGAGGATTGGCAAAGGGTGCTCCTTTCCATCCAGAAGAGAAATGGAAGCCTCTTGATAACCCCAGAAACAGAGACCTG TTTTTCAGAACGCTCCAGGCTTACTTCTTGGGCAGGGGTCTCGATCTCAGAAAGTTCCCAGCTACTTTCCCTGTGAACAGTGAAGGACCAGGGCCTGTCATGTTCTACTCAGATCCTATTGCTTCTGCATTTGCAGAttatgaagaaaggaaaaaatcttttcagaaCTATTTCGAAGGCTGA